One window of Helicobacter sp. MIT 99-5507 genomic DNA carries:
- the mog gene encoding molybdopterin adenylyltransferase produces MNKIVKIGILTASDRAYKGIYEDLSGKAIIDTLNLYLKTKWEAEYRLVSDEFKDIKNTLLELSKKCSLILTTGGTGPAKRDVTPEATEAVCQKMLPGFGELMRNVSLKYVPTAILSRQSAGIYNNSLIINLPGKPKSIKECLDAVFPAVPYCIDLIDGDYLETNEEVIKAFRPKK; encoded by the coding sequence ATGAATAAAATAGTAAAAATTGGAATCCTTACTGCGTCAGATAGAGCGTATAAAGGAATATATGAAGACTTAAGCGGCAAAGCAATCATTGATACACTCAATTTATACCTAAAAACAAAATGGGAAGCAGAATATAGGCTAGTTAGCGATGAATTTAAAGATATAAAAAATACTCTCTTGGAATTATCAAAAAAATGCTCTTTAATACTTACTACCGGTGGAACAGGACCTGCAAAGCGAGATGTCACACCTGAGGCAACAGAAGCAGTATGCCAAAAAATGCTTCCTGGATTTGGGGAATTGATGAGAAATGTAAGCTTAAAATATGTGCCAACTGCAATTCTATCAAGACAGAGTGCTGGAATCTACAATAATTCTCTAATCATAAACCTACCTGGCAAACCAAAGAGTATAAAAGAGTGCCTTGATGCCGTATTTCCTGCTGTGCCATATTGTATCGATTTAATAGATGGAGACTATCTAGAAACCAATGAAGAAGTCATAAAGGCGTTTAGACCAAAAAAATAG
- a CDS encoding type II secretion system protein, giving the protein MKRNGFSMIELVFVIVILGVLAAVAVPRFVTTRTDAQVAMARSDIASTLKAIPARVFAENIDPTASTPPGFSSWGEWMIDTGGLDRGRWKADPNGKSIQPQGNGTTANNGNTQHQQVGCGNIISIDNNGNLIFDPNRMAGTTSGGGSGGTFCKALKDSYPSGSNRIIPLATTGAVKF; this is encoded by the coding sequence ATGAAAAGAAATGGTTTTAGTATGATTGAACTCGTTTTTGTTATCGTTATTTTGGGAGTTTTGGCAGCTGTTGCTGTGCCTAGATTTGTAACAACAAGGACAGATGCGCAAGTGGCAATGGCAAGAAGTGATATTGCCTCTACACTAAAGGCGATCCCTGCAAGAGTTTTTGCAGAAAATATCGACCCTACAGCATCAACACCTCCGGGCTTTAGCTCTTGGGGAGAGTGGATGATAGATACAGGGGGATTAGATAGAGGTAGATGGAAAGCAGATCCAAATGGAAAAAGTATTCAACCACAAGGAAATGGAACAACAGCTAATAATGGAAACACACAACACCAACAAGTTGGTTGTGGAAATATTATATCAATAGATAATAATGGAAACTTAATCTTTGACCCAAATAGAATGGCTGGTACAACAAGTGGTGGTGGTAGTGGAGGAACTTTTTGTAAAGCTCTAAAAGACTCTTATCCAAGTGGTTCAAATAGAATCATCCCTCTTGCTACAACTGGAGCAGTAAAATTCTAA
- a CDS encoding tetrahydrodipicolinate N-succinyltransferase N-terminal domain-containing protein, which translates to MIKTQDEFKTFVEEENKKNKIPLGFGIARVDLGSKGNVLCATYPLLNWNGENLGSYAVFCRVAKKVISKSDSEAIFEVDSDFVNEALNLFNPFLAESLNNKQIHKNIQILLELQKMQNLKSSDFAFRFVVIYDDVKCQSVESSYMKLLALSLGKAKLRSLVLDGIFALLENVAWSGNKPYELSYLRENEIYLKLNGLYPHIDFVDKFPRYLMQVIPQYDNIRLLDSAKTRFGAYLGSGGYTQMPGASYVNFNAGVVGTCMNEGRISSSVIVGNGSDVGGGASILGVLSGGNSEPISIGENCLLGVNSSTGISLGDGCIVDGGIAVLAGTIFYIDEIEAKKIQEINTNFNINENNLYKGRELSNKNGIHFRCDSKTGRMVAFRSKVKIELNKDLH; encoded by the coding sequence ATGATAAAAACACAAGATGAATTTAAAACATTTGTAGAAGAAGAAAATAAAAAAAATAAAATTCCACTTGGTTTTGGGATTGCAAGAGTTGATTTAGGCAGCAAAGGCAATGTGCTTTGTGCTACTTATCCTTTGCTAAATTGGAATGGAGAGAATCTAGGAAGTTATGCTGTATTTTGCAGGGTTGCAAAAAAAGTGATAAGCAAAAGTGATAGTGAAGCAATATTTGAAGTAGATAGTGATTTTGTAAATGAGGCATTAAATCTATTTAATCCATTTTTAGCAGAATCTCTAAATAATAAACAAATACATAAAAATATTCAAATTTTACTTGAATTACAAAAAATGCAGAATCTAAAATCAAGTGATTTTGCATTTCGCTTTGTCGTAATTTATGATGATGTGAAATGCCAAAGCGTGGAATCTTCATATATGAAATTGCTTGCATTATCGCTTGGAAAAGCAAAGCTTAGAAGTTTGGTGCTTGATGGTATTTTTGCACTACTTGAAAATGTTGCTTGGAGCGGAAATAAACCTTATGAGCTTTCATATTTAAGAGAAAATGAGATCTATCTAAAACTAAATGGACTTTATCCTCATATTGATTTTGTTGATAAGTTTCCTAGATATTTAATGCAAGTTATCCCACAATATGACAATATTAGATTGCTAGATTCTGCAAAAACTAGATTTGGTGCATATTTAGGTAGTGGCGGATATACACAAATGCCAGGTGCTAGCTATGTAAATTTTAATGCTGGTGTAGTTGGCACATGTATGAATGAGGGACGTATTTCATCATCTGTAATCGTTGGTAATGGTAGTGATGTAGGTGGAGGTGCAAGCATACTTGGTGTGCTTAGCGGTGGTAATTCTGAGCCAATTTCTATCGGTGAAAATTGTTTGCTTGGTGTAAATAGCTCTACTGGAATCTCTCTTGGTGATGGATGTATCGTAGATGGTGGTATAGCAGTGCTTGCTGGGACGATATTTTATATAGATGAAATTGAAGCAAAAAAGATACAAGAAATAAATACAAATTTTAATATCAATGAAAATAATCTCTACAAAGGCAGAGAACTATCAAATAAAAATGGTATTCATTTTAGATGTGATTCAAAAACTGGTAGGATGGTAGCTTTTAGAAGTAAAGTAAAAATCGAGCTAAATAAAGATTTACATTAA
- a CDS encoding DUF2156 domain-containing protein: MDFLPINIDSKDIIKKFFNMQRIEASDMLFGNLYIWHFSRDISYCILNDCLVIKTKFANEEYPFIFYPLGLGDKIKTIKDMMDYFSSKNWRFSLRSLESHQKDEIESNMPNIFNIVPNRDRFDYLYKVEDLISLNGRKLHGKKNHFNKFLNLYQNFVYERIDSSNAIDVLDTYTRWFNDNPNINDGLRNEFIGIESTLKNFDRLDMKGGIIRIDDKIAAFSLGEQINSNSVVIHIEKANTFYDGIYQAINQQFLYNDWSDMEFVNREEDLGIKGLRHAKMTYNPIRFIEKFEVTIKE; this comes from the coding sequence AATTGAAGCAAGCGATATGCTTTTTGGGAATCTATATATTTGGCATTTTAGTAGAGATATAAGCTATTGTATTTTAAATGATTGCTTGGTAATTAAGACAAAATTTGCAAATGAAGAATATCCATTTATTTTTTATCCCCTTGGACTTGGAGATAAGATAAAAACAATAAAAGATATGATGGATTATTTTTCATCAAAAAATTGGAGATTCTCACTTAGATCCTTAGAATCTCATCAAAAAGATGAAATAGAATCCAATATGCCAAATATATTTAATATTGTTCCAAATAGAGATAGATTCGACTACCTTTATAAGGTGGAAGATTTGATATCTCTAAATGGTAGGAAACTTCATGGAAAGAAAAACCATTTTAATAAGTTTTTAAATCTTTATCAAAATTTTGTATATGAAAGAATAGATTCTAGTAATGCTATAGATGTGCTTGATACCTATACAAGATGGTTTAATGATAATCCAAACATAAATGATGGATTAAGAAATGAATTTATAGGCATAGAATCTACATTAAAAAACTTTGATAGATTAGATATGAAAGGTGGAATAATTAGAATCGATGATAAAATCGCTGCTTTTAGTCTTGGAGAACAAATAAATAGCAATAGCGTAGTGATACATATAGAAAAAGCAAATACATTTTATGATGGTATTTATCAAGCTATAAATCAGCAGTTTTTATATAATGATTGGAGTGATATGGAGTTTGTAAATAGAGAAGAGGATTTAGGTATTAAAGGATTAAGACATGCTAAGATGACTTATAATCCTATTAGATTTATAGAAAAATTTGAAGTAACAATAAAGGAATAA